GAAGGGTGATGGCTGCTTTCCGGAACCATGTAGAGTATTTTTGCAACATTGTATTTATTGCAGTTCTATCCCACACCTTCTCTGTGGAGCTCAGGGTGGTAGGCCTCATTCTCCCCCAACCACTTCTACTTGCATGACAACTCCGTGAGGCAGGTGTGGCTGAGAGACAAGACCACGGTTGCTCAGTGAGCTTCACAGTTAAGTGgagaggttttttattattattattcatttgacAGGAAATATCTTTAATATCAGAAGTCTACAGAAACACTTTGTTAAGCAGCCACAAATCTTCTACATAACAGATGTATCCTGATGGCAACTCTTAAATTCTCCCAGAATTACCACAGAGCTAGTTGCATTCACTTTCATATCACATGTGCAGagctgcatgtttactcaaactGAACACTCAGATTTTCATCAGCTATGCATGAGGACGACACAGGCTTATATTAACATTTATTTCAATTTGCTGAAGAGTTTATGAGCCACACAATGGTCTCTAGCATGCAAGAAGTCAAAGAGTTCCTCTGTACACTTCTCCTCTGTATTGGACTTGGATGACACTCGAGCATTACACTCCTCTAAACGTTCCCGAGCTTTCACACATTTCTCAATCTGTTCACAATGCTCCCTTAGAGTAGTTAAAGGATCC
The nucleotide sequence above comes from Podarcis raffonei isolate rPodRaf1 chromosome 1, rPodRaf1.pri, whole genome shotgun sequence. Encoded proteins:
- the LOC128410993 gene encoding cytochrome b-c1 complex subunit 6, mitochondrial-like, with translation MGRQDEKALEGRSGDPEEEEEEEELVDPLTTLREHCEQIEKCVKARERLEECNARVSSKSNTEEKCTEELFDFLHARDHCVAHKLFSKLK